The Lysobacter capsici genome has a segment encoding these proteins:
- a CDS encoding carbohydrate kinase family protein — protein MSALICGSLAYDTIMVFPDQFKNHILPDKVHILNVSFLVPRMRREFGGCAGNIAYNLKLLGGDPIPMATVGQDFGPYREWFEEQKIRLECVKEIPELFTPQAFITTDHDNNQITAFHPGAMMRSYENHVRDVKGVTFGIVSPDGREGMIQNATEFAELGIPFIFDPGQAMPLFNGEELRHFIEQADYVTVNDYESNLLQERTGWSESDIVKRVKAYITTRGPHGSQIHTAEKSYDIPPAHERRVTDPTGCGDAFRAGLIFGIEKGYDWLTIGRMANLMGALKVEHPGTQNQRFDYEEFAEQFRQQFGYAL, from the coding sequence ATGTCTGCACTGATTTGCGGCTCGCTGGCCTACGACACCATCATGGTGTTCCCGGACCAGTTCAAGAACCACATCCTGCCGGACAAGGTTCACATCTTGAACGTGTCGTTCCTGGTGCCGCGCATGCGCCGCGAATTCGGCGGCTGCGCCGGCAACATCGCGTACAACCTCAAGCTGCTGGGCGGCGATCCGATTCCGATGGCCACCGTCGGCCAGGATTTCGGTCCTTACCGCGAATGGTTCGAAGAACAGAAGATCCGCCTTGAGTGCGTCAAGGAAATCCCGGAGCTGTTCACGCCGCAGGCGTTCATCACCACCGATCACGACAACAACCAGATCACCGCGTTCCATCCCGGCGCGATGATGCGTTCGTACGAGAATCACGTGCGCGACGTGAAGGGCGTGACCTTCGGCATCGTCAGTCCCGACGGCCGCGAAGGCATGATCCAGAACGCCACCGAATTCGCCGAGCTGGGCATTCCCTTCATCTTCGATCCGGGCCAGGCGATGCCGTTGTTCAACGGCGAAGAACTGCGTCATTTCATCGAGCAGGCCGACTACGTCACCGTCAACGATTACGAGTCCAACCTGCTGCAAGAGCGCACCGGCTGGAGCGAGAGCGACATCGTCAAGCGCGTGAAGGCCTACATCACCACGCGCGGCCCGCACGGTTCGCAGATCCACACCGCCGAAAAGAGCTACGACATTCCGCCGGCGCACGAGCGCCGCGTGACCGATCCGACCGGCTGCGGCGACGCGTTCCGCGCCGGCCTGATCTTCGGCATCGAGAAGGGCTACGACTGGCTGACGATCGGCCGCATGGCCAATCTGATGGGCGCGTTGAAGGTCGAGCATCCGGGCACGCAGAACCAGCGCTTCGATTACGAAGAATTCGCCGAGCAGTTCCGTCAGCAGTTCGGATACGCGCTTTAA
- a CDS encoding GH25 family lysozyme, protein MKQRIVRIALWIAALILLAALGVATAWWLFLHWQPDRERFPLRGIDVSHHQAAIDWPAVARDDVAFAYLKASEGGDHRDRRFAENWRAARAAGIATGAYHFFTFCRGGAEQARNFIGAVPVAADALPPAVDLEFGGNCGKTPDDATLRRELDAYLQAVEQAYAKPALLYVTPEFLAAYRQALPPRALWRRAIVRAPDASAPWVLWQYHNRARVAGIVGPVDLNVFDGDAAAFARWRDSVAPSQPRAGTETDKQAP, encoded by the coding sequence GTGAAGCAACGCATCGTGCGAATCGCCCTGTGGATCGCCGCGCTGATCCTGCTCGCGGCCCTGGGTGTGGCCACGGCCTGGTGGCTGTTCCTGCACTGGCAACCCGATCGCGAACGCTTTCCCTTGCGCGGCATCGACGTATCGCACCATCAAGCCGCGATCGACTGGCCCGCGGTCGCGCGCGACGACGTCGCCTTCGCCTATCTCAAGGCCAGCGAAGGCGGCGACCACCGCGACCGGCGTTTCGCCGAGAACTGGCGCGCCGCGCGAGCGGCCGGCATCGCCACCGGCGCGTACCACTTCTTCACCTTCTGCCGCGGCGGCGCCGAGCAGGCGCGCAACTTCATCGGCGCGGTGCCGGTCGCCGCCGACGCCTTGCCGCCGGCGGTGGACCTGGAGTTCGGCGGCAACTGCGGCAAGACCCCGGACGACGCGACCTTGCGCCGCGAACTCGACGCCTACCTGCAAGCGGTCGAACAGGCGTATGCGAAGCCGGCGCTGCTGTACGTCACGCCCGAATTCCTGGCCGCGTATCGTCAAGCGTTGCCGCCGCGCGCGTTGTGGCGACGCGCCATCGTGCGCGCGCCCGATGCGAGCGCGCCGTGGGTGCTGTGGCAGTACCACAACCGCGCGCGGGTCGCGGGCATCGTCGGTCCGGTGGATCTGAACGTGTTCGACGGCGACGCGGCCGCGTTCGCGCGCTGGCGCGACAGCGTGGCGCCGTCGCAGCCGCGCGCAGGTACCGAGACGGACAAGCAGGCGCCTTAA
- a CDS encoding alpha/beta fold hydrolase, with protein sequence MSLRGIIKTVALVAAVLLCAVFAWLWWDPYRVVLADFARQRIAAGLTRNAARIDDHRWVYAYNDDAPANAPTVVMIHGFTGGKENWYPLAQRLRGRYRLFIPDLPGWGESERKQGGDYGFVAQNDRVARFIEQVARKNGSPIVLLGHSMGGGIVALTAARHPRQVDRVGLFDAAGVRFKDNRFGIEVLDGKNPFAVDDAASLRRYIDTVFHDPLTKPTIPWPADGIYIERRKRDAAFEQSVLDKIGRSDERFLPGIEAARIAQPALLLWCRQDAVIDASALELYAAQLPQAQRVLLDGCGHMSIVERPDAAAQAVTQLIDKGQAR encoded by the coding sequence ATGAGCCTGCGAGGCATCATCAAGACGGTCGCCCTGGTGGCGGCCGTTTTGTTGTGCGCGGTATTCGCGTGGTTGTGGTGGGACCCGTACCGCGTCGTGCTGGCCGATTTCGCCCGCCAGCGCATCGCCGCCGGGCTGACCCGCAACGCGGCCAGGATCGACGATCACCGCTGGGTCTACGCCTACAACGACGATGCGCCGGCGAACGCGCCGACCGTCGTCATGATCCATGGCTTCACCGGCGGCAAGGAAAACTGGTATCCGCTCGCGCAGCGCCTGCGCGGCCGCTATCGCCTCTTCATTCCGGATCTGCCGGGCTGGGGCGAGAGCGAGCGCAAGCAGGGCGGGGATTACGGTTTCGTCGCCCAGAACGACCGCGTCGCGCGCTTCATCGAGCAGGTCGCGCGCAAGAACGGCAGCCCGATCGTGCTGCTCGGCCATTCGATGGGCGGCGGCATCGTCGCGCTGACCGCCGCGCGGCATCCGCGTCAGGTCGATCGGGTCGGTCTGTTCGACGCGGCCGGCGTGCGCTTCAAGGACAACCGGTTCGGCATCGAGGTGCTGGACGGCAAGAACCCGTTCGCGGTCGACGACGCGGCATCCTTGCGACGCTACATCGACACCGTGTTCCACGATCCGCTTACCAAACCGACGATCCCGTGGCCGGCCGACGGCATCTACATCGAGCGACGCAAACGCGATGCAGCCTTCGAGCAATCCGTGCTCGACAAGATCGGTCGTAGCGACGAACGTTTCCTGCCGGGCATCGAGGCCGCGCGCATCGCCCAGCCGGCGCTGCTGCTATGGTGCCGGCAGGACGCGGTGATCGATGCCAGCGCGCTGGAGTTGTACGCCGCGCAACTGCCGCAGGCGCAGCGCGTATTGCTCGACGGTTGCGGCCACATGTCGATCGTCGAACGTCCCGATGCGGCCGCGCAGGCCGTGACCCAACTGATAGACAAGGGCCAAGCACGATGA
- a CDS encoding M1 family metallopeptidase, with the protein MRTSILTVCLVAALTAAAGCSRDAAPAADASKTTATPEAKVTDTAVAAADRDEHSYAQPDLVRIDDLALLLAVDFASKTLTGSATYTLQWTDPKASQLVLDTRDLKIEKIVGERDDGKWVDLKYAVADADKTLGSKLTIEAPDRNKRIRVSYATSPNASGLQWLEPSMTQGKKTPFMFSQSQQIHARSWVPLQDTPSVRFTYTAHVTAPKDAMVLMSADNDPKAARDGDYEFKMPQKIPSYLLAIAAGDLVFQPISNRSGVWAEPGMVKKAATEFVDTEKMMETTEKLYGPYRWERYDILVLPPSFPYGGMENPRLTFATPTVIVGDKSLVSLVAHELAHSWSGNLVTFSSSKDAWLNEGFTSYVENRIVEALYGKERSDMESVIGRNELAAEFKTIDPKLQALALKPGVLKDPDEASSATVYTKGAWFLQFLEQRYGREVFDPFLRDYFNHFAFQSISTKQFVDYAKANLLAKHPGKVSEAELDEWIYGPGIPKSAPATVSPRFDAVDAARKTWVDGGALPDKALTAKWTTQEWVHFIEGMPEKLSVEQLTALDAAYKFTGTPNGEIAQRWYPLAVRSGYHQADQAIAAFLTTIGRRKLIMPTYGELVKTPEGLKLAEDTFAKAKPGYHPITTASVEATIANAKEPAQPSAAGQ; encoded by the coding sequence ATGCGTACCTCGATCCTGACCGTTTGCCTTGTCGCGGCCCTGACCGCCGCCGCCGGTTGCTCGCGCGATGCCGCGCCGGCCGCCGACGCTTCCAAGACCACCGCGACGCCGGAGGCCAAAGTGACCGACACCGCCGTAGCCGCGGCCGACCGCGACGAGCATTCCTACGCCCAGCCCGATCTGGTGCGCATCGACGATCTGGCCCTGCTGCTCGCGGTCGATTTCGCCAGCAAGACCCTGACCGGCAGCGCGACCTACACCCTGCAATGGACCGATCCGAAGGCCAGCCAGCTCGTGCTCGACACGCGCGATCTGAAGATCGAAAAGATCGTCGGCGAGCGCGACGACGGCAAGTGGGTCGACCTCAAGTACGCCGTGGCCGACGCCGACAAGACCCTCGGCAGCAAGCTCACCATCGAAGCGCCGGACCGCAACAAGCGCATCCGCGTGAGCTACGCGACCTCGCCGAACGCATCGGGCCTGCAGTGGCTCGAGCCGTCGATGACCCAGGGCAAGAAAACGCCCTTCATGTTCAGCCAGTCGCAGCAGATCCACGCGCGTTCGTGGGTGCCGTTGCAGGATACGCCGAGCGTGCGCTTCACCTACACCGCGCATGTCACCGCGCCGAAGGACGCGATGGTGCTGATGAGCGCCGACAACGATCCCAAGGCCGCGCGCGACGGCGACTACGAATTCAAGATGCCGCAGAAGATCCCGTCGTATCTGCTGGCGATCGCGGCCGGCGATCTGGTGTTCCAGCCGATCTCCAACCGCAGCGGCGTGTGGGCCGAGCCGGGCATGGTCAAGAAGGCCGCGACCGAATTCGTCGACACCGAAAAGATGATGGAGACCACCGAGAAGTTGTACGGCCCCTACCGCTGGGAGCGTTACGACATCCTGGTGCTGCCGCCGTCGTTCCCGTACGGCGGCATGGAGAACCCGCGCCTGACCTTCGCCACGCCGACGGTGATCGTCGGCGACAAGTCGCTGGTGTCGCTGGTCGCGCATGAGCTGGCGCACAGCTGGTCGGGCAACCTGGTCACCTTCAGCAGCAGCAAGGACGCCTGGCTCAACGAAGGCTTCACCAGCTACGTCGAGAACCGCATCGTCGAGGCGCTGTACGGCAAGGAGCGCTCCGACATGGAGAGCGTGATCGGCCGCAACGAACTGGCCGCCGAGTTCAAGACCATCGATCCCAAGCTGCAGGCGCTGGCGCTCAAGCCCGGCGTGCTCAAGGACCCGGACGAAGCCAGCAGCGCGACGGTGTACACCAAGGGCGCGTGGTTCCTGCAGTTCCTCGAACAGCGCTACGGCCGCGAGGTGTTCGATCCGTTCCTGCGCGACTACTTCAATCACTTCGCGTTCCAGAGCATCTCGACCAAGCAGTTCGTCGACTACGCCAAGGCCAACCTGCTCGCCAAGCATCCGGGCAAGGTCAGCGAAGCCGAACTGGACGAATGGATCTACGGCCCGGGCATTCCGAAGTCGGCGCCGGCCACGGTGTCGCCGCGCTTCGACGCGGTCGATGCCGCGCGCAAGACCTGGGTCGACGGCGGCGCATTGCCGGACAAGGCGCTGACCGCGAAGTGGACCACCCAGGAATGGGTGCATTTCATCGAAGGCATGCCGGAAAAACTCAGCGTCGAGCAGCTCACCGCGCTGGATGCGGCGTACAAGTTCACCGGCACGCCGAACGGAGAGATCGCCCAGCGCTGGTATCCGTTGGCGGTGCGCAGCGGCTATCACCAGGCCGATCAGGCCATCGCCGCGTTCCTCACCACGATCGGCCGGCGCAAGCTGATCATGCCGACCTACGGCGAACTGGTGAAAACGCCCGAAGGCCTGAAGCTGGCCGAGGACACGTTCGCCAAGGCCAAGCCGGGTTATCACCCGATCACCACCGCCTCGGTCGAGGCGACGATCGCCAATGCCAAGGAGCCGGCGCAGCCGTCGGCGGCCGGGCAGTAA
- a CDS encoding SDR family NAD(P)-dependent oxidoreductase, whose product MSLPLAGKVALVTGGSRGIGAAIAKRLADDGADVVLTYARAADQANAVAQHIQAGGRRALALAADSADPQAVIAAVERTVAEFGRIDIVVNNAGVFAYGPFEDESAESYERVMAIHVRAPFVAAQAASRHLPRGGRIITIGSCLGERVGAPGMTLYSMSKAAVIGMSKGLAQDLGKRGITVNVVQPGPVDTDMNPADGEGADHQRAGLPLGEFGRAEDVAATVAHLAGPGGNFITGTAISVDGGFSA is encoded by the coding sequence ATGAGCCTTCCCCTCGCAGGAAAAGTCGCCCTGGTCACCGGCGGCAGCCGCGGCATCGGCGCGGCGATCGCCAAGCGCCTGGCCGACGACGGCGCCGACGTGGTGCTGACCTATGCGCGCGCGGCCGACCAAGCCAACGCGGTCGCCCAGCACATCCAGGCCGGCGGCCGCCGCGCGCTCGCACTGGCCGCCGACAGCGCCGATCCGCAGGCGGTGATCGCCGCGGTCGAACGCACGGTGGCCGAGTTCGGCCGCATCGACATCGTGGTCAACAACGCCGGCGTGTTTGCCTACGGTCCGTTTGAGGACGAAAGCGCCGAGAGCTACGAGCGGGTGATGGCGATCCATGTGCGCGCACCGTTCGTGGCCGCGCAGGCCGCGTCCAGACATCTGCCGCGCGGCGGCCGCATCATCACCATCGGCAGTTGCCTGGGCGAGCGCGTCGGCGCGCCGGGCATGACGCTGTATTCGATGAGCAAGGCCGCGGTGATCGGCATGAGCAAGGGTCTGGCGCAGGACCTGGGCAAGCGCGGCATCACCGTCAACGTGGTCCAGCCCGGCCCGGTCGATACCGACATGAACCCGGCCGACGGCGAAGGCGCCGACCACCAGCGCGCCGGCCTGCCGCTGGGCGAATTCGGCCGCGCCGAGGATGTTGCCGCGACGGTGGCGCATCTGGCCGGGCCGGGCGGGAATTTCATTACGGGTACGGCGATTTCGGTGGATGGTGGGTTTTCGGCGTGA
- the ubiE gene encoding bifunctional demethylmenaquinone methyltransferase/2-methoxy-6-polyprenyl-1,4-benzoquinol methylase UbiE, which produces MSESTPKPDTTHFGFRDVPREQKRKLVGEVFSSVASNYDLMNDLMSLGIHRVWKRYFTATAQVRRGDRVLDLAGGTGDIAALLRDRVGDRGVIVLGDINQDMLRVGRDRMTDRGRVSGFEYVQLNAESLPFPDASFDLVTIAFGLRNVTDKDAALREMLRVLKVGGQARVLEFSEVKAEWFKPIYDFHSFNVLPRLGKLFANDSESYRYLSESIRKHPPQDELKQMMVDAGFARVDYKNLSAGICAIHTGYKA; this is translated from the coding sequence ATGAGCGAATCCACCCCCAAGCCCGACACCACCCACTTCGGTTTCCGCGACGTTCCGCGCGAGCAAAAGCGCAAGCTGGTCGGCGAAGTGTTCTCCTCGGTCGCCAGCAACTACGACCTGATGAACGACCTGATGAGCCTGGGCATCCACCGGGTCTGGAAGCGCTATTTCACCGCCACCGCGCAGGTCCGCCGCGGCGACCGCGTGCTCGATCTGGCCGGCGGCACCGGCGACATCGCCGCGCTGCTGCGCGACCGGGTCGGCGACCGCGGCGTGATCGTGCTGGGCGACATCAACCAGGACATGCTGCGGGTCGGCCGCGACCGCATGACCGATCGCGGTCGCGTGTCGGGGTTCGAATACGTGCAGCTCAATGCCGAGTCGCTGCCGTTCCCGGACGCGAGCTTCGATCTGGTCACCATCGCCTTCGGCCTGCGCAACGTCACCGACAAGGACGCCGCGCTGCGCGAGATGCTGCGTGTGCTCAAGGTCGGCGGCCAGGCGCGCGTGCTCGAATTTTCCGAAGTGAAGGCCGAGTGGTTCAAGCCGATCTACGATTTCCACTCGTTCAACGTGCTGCCGCGCCTGGGCAAGCTGTTCGCGAACGACAGCGAGAGCTATCGCTATCTGTCCGAGAGCATCCGCAAGCATCCGCCGCAGGACGAGCTCAAGCAGATGATGGTCGACGCCGGTTTCGCGCGGGTGGATTACAAGAATCTGAGCGCGGGGATTTGCGCGATTCATACCGGCTACAAGGCGTAA
- a CDS encoding GNAT family N-acetyltransferase: MTANLTWQSKPYAELSLDELYELLRLRAEVFVIEQNCVYLDPDGKDRHPQALHLFGRDADGTLAAYLRILPPGLSFPQVSFGRVLTAASHRGRGVGGPMLEAALREIDRVWPGADIQIGAQAHLLGYYGRYGFEPSSEPYDEDGIPHVDLLRRGRGAGLG; encoded by the coding sequence ATGACCGCGAACCTGACCTGGCAGAGCAAGCCCTACGCCGAACTGAGCCTGGACGAGTTGTACGAGCTGCTGCGCCTGCGCGCGGAAGTGTTCGTGATCGAACAGAACTGCGTGTACCTCGATCCCGACGGCAAGGACCGCCATCCGCAGGCCCTGCATCTGTTCGGGCGCGACGCCGACGGCACCCTCGCCGCCTATCTGCGGATCCTGCCGCCCGGATTGAGTTTTCCGCAGGTCAGTTTCGGCCGCGTGCTGACCGCCGCGAGCCATCGCGGACGCGGCGTCGGCGGGCCGATGCTGGAAGCGGCGCTGCGCGAAATCGATCGGGTCTGGCCGGGCGCGGATATCCAGATCGGCGCGCAGGCGCATCTGCTGGGTTATTACGGGAGGTACGGGTTCGAGCCGTCGTCGGAGCCCTACGACGAAGACGGGATTCCACATGTCGATCTGTTGCGGCGCGGGCGGGGTGCGGGGTTGGGTTGA
- a CDS encoding nucleoside deaminase, which produces MIATPDYRALLATAVAEARQGLAEGGIPIGAALFHDDGRLLGCGHNRRIQENDPSVHGETDAFRKAGRQRRYRDTIMVTTLAPCWYCSGLVRQFNIGTVVVGESVNFSGGVDWLREAGVKVIDLADQECIEMLGGYIAANPDVWNEDIGED; this is translated from the coding sequence ATGATCGCCACCCCCGACTACCGCGCCCTGCTCGCCACCGCCGTCGCCGAAGCCCGCCAGGGCCTGGCCGAGGGCGGTATTCCGATCGGCGCGGCGCTGTTCCACGACGACGGCCGCCTGCTCGGCTGCGGCCACAACCGCCGCATCCAGGAAAACGATCCGTCCGTCCACGGCGAAACCGACGCCTTCCGCAAGGCCGGCCGCCAGCGCCGTTACCGCGACACGATCATGGTCACCACGCTCGCGCCGTGCTGGTATTGCAGCGGCCTGGTACGACAGTTCAACATCGGCACGGTGGTGGTCGGCGAATCGGTCAACTTCAGCGGCGGCGTGGACTGGCTGCGCGAGGCCGGGGTCAAGGTGATCGATCTGGCCGACCAGGAATGCATCGAGATGCTCGGCGGCTACATCGCCGCCAACCCCGATGTCTGGAACGAGGACATCGGCGAGGACTGA